A single genomic interval of Lathyrus oleraceus cultivar Zhongwan6 chromosome 7, CAAS_Psat_ZW6_1.0, whole genome shotgun sequence harbors:
- the LOC127101565 gene encoding UDP-arabinose 4-epimerase 1 isoform X2 gives MLNFVRSRTQARTTRPTAMGSMDYADPKRKGNLVGKVFLAAALTTICIFMIKRSPSLYSPNPFAVHEPGITHVLVTGGAGFIGSHATLRLLKENYRVTIVDNLSRGNLGAVRVLQDLFPEPGRLQFIYADLGDPKSVNKIFLENKFDAVMHFAAVAYVGESTVDPLKYYHNITSNTLLVLESMAKHDVKTLIYSSTCATYGEPEKMPITEVTPQVPINPYGKAKKMAEDIILDFSKNSDMAIMILRYFNVIGSDPEGRLGEAPRPELREQGRISGACFDAARGIIPGLKVRGTDYKTPDGTCIRDYIDVTDLVDAHVKALEKAQPAKVGIYNVGTGKGSSVKEFVEACKKATGVNIKVEYLPRRPGDYAEVYSNPTKINRELKWSAHRTNLEESIQTAWRWQKSHHGGYGIPNVY, from the exons ATGCTAAATTTTGTCAGGTCTAGAACTCAAGCAAGGACAACCAGACCTACAGCAATGGGAA GTATGGATTATGCAGACCCAAAAAGGAAGGGCAATTTGGTTGGAAAAGTTTTTCTCGCTGCTGCATTAACGACAATATGTATTTTCATGATCAAGCGATCTCCATCGTTGTATTCCCCTAATCCG TTTGCCGTCCACGAACCTGGGATCACTCATGTTTTAGTAACAGGTGGAGCAGGCTTTATTGGCTCACATGCTACTCTTCGACTTCTGAAGGAAAATTATCGTGTCACCATAGTA GACAATCTGTCACGAGGAAACTTGGGTGCCGTCAGGGTTCTTCAAGACTTATTTCCAGAACCCGGAAGGCTTCAATTTATATATGCTGACTTGGGAGACCCAAAATCG GTTAATAAAATATTTCTGGAGAACAAATTTGATGCCGTCATGCACTTTGCTGCTGTTGCATACGTAGGGGAAAGCACTGTGGATCCTCTTAA GTATTATCACAATATAACTTCAAATACCTTGTTGGTATTGGAATCTATGGCTAAACATGATGTGAAGACATTGATATATTCTAGTACTTGTGCAACATACGGAGAACCCGAAAAGATGCCCATTACAGAAGTAACACCGCAG GTCCCAATTAATCCATATGGGAAAGCCAAGAAGATGGCAGAGGATATCATTCTTGATTTTTCTAAAAATTCAGACATGGCAATAATGATTCTCAG ATACTTCAATGTGATTGGATCGGACCCTGAAGGAAGATTGGGCGAGGCTCCAAGACCTGAATTGCGAGAGCAAGGTCGAATATCCGGTGCCTGCTTTGATGCAGCTCGTGGTATTATTCCTGGCTTAAAG GTTAGAGGAACAGACTATAAGACGCCCGATGGAACTTGCATACGAGATTATATCGATGTAACAGACCTGGTTGATGCTCATGTGAAAGCTCTCGAAAAGGCACAACCTGCTAAAGTTGGTATCTACAATGTTGGCACTGGAAAAG GTAGCTCAGTGAAGGAGTTTGTTGAAGCTTGCAAAAAGGCTACAGGGGTGAACATTAAAGTAGAATACCTCCCTCGTCGTCCCGGTGATTACGCCGAAGTGTATAGTAACCCAACGAAGATCAACCGTGAACTGAAATGGTCTGCACATCGCACTAATCTTGAAGAGAGTATACAAACTGCATGGAGATGGCAGAAATCTCATCACGGCGGATACGGGATTCCAAATGTATATTGA
- the LOC127101565 gene encoding UDP-arabinose 4-epimerase 1 isoform X1, whose translation MLNFVRSRTQARTTRPTAMGSMDYADPKRKGNLVGKVFLAAALTTICIFMIKRSPSLYSPNPFAVHEPGITHVLVTGGAGFIGSHATLRLLKENYRVTIVDNLSRGNLGAVRVLQDLFPEPGRLQFIYADLGDPKSVNKIFLENKFDAVMHFAAVAYVGESTVDPLKYYHNITSNTLLVLESMAKHDVKTLIYSSTCATYGEPEKMPITEVTPQVPINPYGKAKKMAEDIILDFSKNSDMAIMILRYFNVIGSDPEGRLGEAPRPELREQGRISGACFDAARGIIPGLKVRGTDYKTPDGTCIRDYIDVTDLVDAHVKALEKAQPAKVGIYNVGTGKGSSVKEFVEACKKATGVNIKVEYLPRRPGDYAEVYSNPTKINRELKWSAHRTNLEESIQTAWRWQKSHHGGYGIPNVY comes from the exons ATGCTAAATTTTGTCAGGTCTAGAACTCAAGCAAGGACAACCAGACCTACAGCAATGGGAA GTATGGATTATGCAGACCCAAAAAGGAAGGGCAATTTGGTTGGAAAAGTTTTTCTCGCTGCTGCATTAACGACAATATGTATTTTCATGATCAAGCGATCTCCATCGTTGTATTCCCCTAATCCG TTTGCCGTCCACGAACCTGGGATCACTCATGTTTTAGTAACAGGTGGAGCAGGCTTTATTGGCTCACATGCTACTCTTCGACTTCTGAAGGAAAATTATCGTGTCACCATAGTA GACAATCTGTCACGAGGAAACTTGGGTGCCGTCAGGGTTCTTCAAGACTTATTTCCAGAACCCGGAAGGCTTCAATTTATATATGCTGACTTGGGAGACCCAAAATCG GTTAATAAAATATTTCTGGAGAACAAATTTGATGCCGTCATGCACTTTGCTGCTGTTGCATACGTAGGGGAAAGCACTGTGGATCCTCTTAA GTATTATCACAATATAACTTCAAATACCTTGTTGGTATTGGAATCTATGGCTAAACATGATGTGAAGACATTGATATATTCTAGTACTTGTGCAACATACGGAGAACCCGAAAAGATGCCCATTACAGAAGTAACACCGCAG GTCCCAATTAATCCATATGGGAAAGCCAAGAAGATGGCAGAGGATATCATTCTTGATTTTTCTAAAAATTCAGACATGGCAATAATGATTCTCAG ATACTTCAATGTGATTGGATCGGACCCTGAAGGAAGATTGGGCGAGGCTCCAAGACCTGAATTGCGAGAGCAAGGTCGAATATCCGGTGCCTGCTTTGATGCAGCTCGTGGTATTATTCCTGGCTTAAAG GTTAGAGGAACAGACTATAAGACGCCCGATGGAACTTGCATACGAGATTATATCGATGTAACAGACCTGGTTGATGCTCATGTGAAAGCTCTCGAAAAGGCACAACCTGCTAAAGTTGGTATCTACAATGTTGGCACTGGAAAAGGTAG CTCAGTGAAGGAGTTTGTTGAAGCTTGCAAAAAGGCTACAGGGGTGAACATTAAAGTAGAATACCTCCCTCGTCGTCCCGGTGATTACGCCGAAGTGTATAGTAACCCAACGAAGATCAACCGTGAACTGAAATGGTCTGCACATCGCACTAATCTTGAAGAGAGTATACAAACTGCATGGAGATGGCAGAAATCTCATCACGGCGGATACGGGATTCCAAATGTATATTGA
- the LOC127101565 gene encoding UDP-arabinose 4-epimerase 1 isoform X3 has translation MGSMDYADPKRKGNLVGKVFLAAALTTICIFMIKRSPSLYSPNPFAVHEPGITHVLVTGGAGFIGSHATLRLLKENYRVTIVDNLSRGNLGAVRVLQDLFPEPGRLQFIYADLGDPKSVNKIFLENKFDAVMHFAAVAYVGESTVDPLKYYHNITSNTLLVLESMAKHDVKTLIYSSTCATYGEPEKMPITEVTPQVPINPYGKAKKMAEDIILDFSKNSDMAIMILRYFNVIGSDPEGRLGEAPRPELREQGRISGACFDAARGIIPGLKVRGTDYKTPDGTCIRDYIDVTDLVDAHVKALEKAQPAKVGIYNVGTGKGSSVKEFVEACKKATGVNIKVEYLPRRPGDYAEVYSNPTKINRELKWSAHRTNLEESIQTAWRWQKSHHGGYGIPNVY, from the exons ATGGGAA GTATGGATTATGCAGACCCAAAAAGGAAGGGCAATTTGGTTGGAAAAGTTTTTCTCGCTGCTGCATTAACGACAATATGTATTTTCATGATCAAGCGATCTCCATCGTTGTATTCCCCTAATCCG TTTGCCGTCCACGAACCTGGGATCACTCATGTTTTAGTAACAGGTGGAGCAGGCTTTATTGGCTCACATGCTACTCTTCGACTTCTGAAGGAAAATTATCGTGTCACCATAGTA GACAATCTGTCACGAGGAAACTTGGGTGCCGTCAGGGTTCTTCAAGACTTATTTCCAGAACCCGGAAGGCTTCAATTTATATATGCTGACTTGGGAGACCCAAAATCG GTTAATAAAATATTTCTGGAGAACAAATTTGATGCCGTCATGCACTTTGCTGCTGTTGCATACGTAGGGGAAAGCACTGTGGATCCTCTTAA GTATTATCACAATATAACTTCAAATACCTTGTTGGTATTGGAATCTATGGCTAAACATGATGTGAAGACATTGATATATTCTAGTACTTGTGCAACATACGGAGAACCCGAAAAGATGCCCATTACAGAAGTAACACCGCAG GTCCCAATTAATCCATATGGGAAAGCCAAGAAGATGGCAGAGGATATCATTCTTGATTTTTCTAAAAATTCAGACATGGCAATAATGATTCTCAG ATACTTCAATGTGATTGGATCGGACCCTGAAGGAAGATTGGGCGAGGCTCCAAGACCTGAATTGCGAGAGCAAGGTCGAATATCCGGTGCCTGCTTTGATGCAGCTCGTGGTATTATTCCTGGCTTAAAG GTTAGAGGAACAGACTATAAGACGCCCGATGGAACTTGCATACGAGATTATATCGATGTAACAGACCTGGTTGATGCTCATGTGAAAGCTCTCGAAAAGGCACAACCTGCTAAAGTTGGTATCTACAATGTTGGCACTGGAAAAGGTAG CTCAGTGAAGGAGTTTGTTGAAGCTTGCAAAAAGGCTACAGGGGTGAACATTAAAGTAGAATACCTCCCTCGTCGTCCCGGTGATTACGCCGAAGTGTATAGTAACCCAACGAAGATCAACCGTGAACTGAAATGGTCTGCACATCGCACTAATCTTGAAGAGAGTATACAAACTGCATGGAGATGGCAGAAATCTCATCACGGCGGATACGGGATTCCAAATGTATATTGA